A genomic segment from Verrucomicrobiia bacterium encodes:
- a CDS encoding arsenite methyltransferase has protein sequence MKDPHALRAEVRRTYGRIAGIEPAGCCAPDRPAATDAHALGYSTEDVTALPAGADLGLGCGNPQAIASLKPGEAVLDLGSGAGFDCFLAARRVGPTGRVIGVDMTPEMLAKARANATTASATNVEFRLGEIEHLPVADDSIDVILSNCVINLSPDKGRVFREAFRVLRPGGRLAIADVVRTAELPPEVADDLAAHCGCVAGAARVDEIEAWLRDTGFADIRIQPKDASREFIRHWVPGRDVANFVVSATIEAVKPTGRCCEPECCRE, from the coding sequence ATGAAAGACCCCCATGCGCTGCGCGCGGAAGTGCGCAGAACCTACGGCCGGATTGCGGGCATTGAGCCCGCTGGCTGCTGCGCCCCGGACCGTCCGGCGGCGACCGACGCCCACGCGCTGGGTTACAGCACCGAAGATGTGACGGCACTGCCCGCTGGTGCGGACCTCGGACTCGGCTGCGGCAATCCCCAGGCCATCGCCTCGCTCAAGCCGGGAGAGGCGGTGCTCGATCTGGGCAGCGGCGCGGGTTTCGACTGCTTCCTCGCCGCCCGCCGGGTCGGGCCCACGGGGCGGGTGATCGGCGTGGACATGACGCCCGAAATGCTCGCCAAGGCCAGAGCGAATGCAACCACGGCATCCGCCACCAACGTTGAATTTCGCCTGGGCGAGATTGAGCATCTGCCCGTGGCGGATGATTCCATTGACGTCATCCTGTCCAACTGCGTGATCAACCTCTCGCCGGACAAGGGCCGCGTCTTCCGCGAGGCGTTCCGCGTGCTCAGACCCGGCGGCCGGCTCGCCATCGCCGACGTCGTCCGCACGGCCGAACTCCCGCCAGAGGTGGCCGACGACCTCGCCGCGCACTGCGGTTGTGTGGCCGGGGCCGCACGTGTGGATGAGATTGAAGCGTGGTTGCGCGACACCGGTTTTGCTGACATCCGCATCCAGCCCAAGGACGCCAGTCGCGAATTCATTCGCCACTGGGTGCCCGGCCGCGATGTGGCAAACTTTGTCGTTTCGGCAACGATCGAAGCCGTAAAGCCCACCGGACGCTGCTGTGAGCCGGAATGCTGCCGTGAATGA
- a CDS encoding sigma-70 family RNA polymerase sigma factor yields the protein MSTTSTVEELWADFAGRMRNFIRSRVRHHADSEDILQEVFLKIHRNLPSLRADQKMEAWVWRIVRHAIADHFRDQRTGDPLLHDVEPATERSADLPDLACCLREFVDQLTPAHRDALRLTDWEGLTQADLARHLGLSISGTKSRIQRARAALKSRLDACCRFELDRRGTLIEATPREPACEDECGD from the coding sequence ATGAGCACGACCTCCACTGTGGAAGAACTCTGGGCGGACTTCGCCGGCAGGATGCGAAACTTCATCCGCAGCCGGGTGCGCCATCACGCGGACTCGGAGGACATCCTGCAGGAAGTCTTCCTGAAGATTCACCGCAACCTCCCGTCGCTGCGCGCGGACCAGAAGATGGAGGCATGGGTCTGGCGGATCGTGCGTCACGCCATTGCCGACCATTTCCGCGATCAACGGACGGGCGATCCCCTGCTCCACGACGTGGAACCCGCCACGGAACGGTCCGCGGATTTGCCCGACCTGGCCTGCTGCCTCCGCGAGTTTGTTGATCAACTGACGCCGGCGCATCGCGACGCCCTGCGACTCACCGATTGGGAGGGGTTGACCCAGGCCGATCTGGCCAGGCATCTCGGCCTCTCGATCTCCGGCACCAAATCGCGCATCCAACGGGCGCGAGCCGCGTTGAAGTCCCGGCTCGACGCCTGTTGCCGTTTCGAGCTGGACCGGCGCGGCACCCTCATCGAGGCGACTCCGCGGGAACCGGCCTGTGAAGACGAGTGCGGTGATTGA
- the acnA gene encoding aconitate hydratase AcnA, protein MSTPQTPFDTRKTFDLGNGRKGWFHSLPALEQAGLGPISRLPVSIRLVLESVLRNCDGLKVQESNVRELAAWKPNEPRTAEIPFVVARIVLQDFTGVPLLVDLAAMRAAVAALGRDPKIVEPLVPVDLVVDHSVQVDFAGTPDAMARNLDLEFSRNRERYQFLKWGMQAFDTFKVVPPGIGIVHQVNLEYLAQGVLVSPDGTYYPDTLVGTDSHTTMINGLGIVGWGVGGIEAEAGMLGQPVYFLTPDVVGVHLTGTLREGVTATDLALTVTQLLRRTKVVGKFVEFFGSGATALPVVDRATIANMAPEYGATLGLFPVDAECVNYLRATGRSEAHCALYENYYRAQGLWGIPEAGEVDYSQVVELDLSSVKPSVAGPKRPQDRIELPDLRREFFQAIQRPVGEGGFGKTRQAFGQRVAVQTAANKKATLGTGSVVIAAITSCTNTSNPSVMLAAGLLAKKAVEKGLKVNPAVKASLAPGSRVVTEYLRKTGLTPYLNKLRFNTVGYGCTTCIGNSGPLDPAIEDAVLRHDLVTASVLSGNRNFEARVHQNVKSNFLMSPPLVVAFALAGRVDIDLSCEPLGTGKDGQPVYLADLWPSLQEVRDAMQAALTPAVFRRLYRNFAAQNPKWNEIPSSTGNVYAWDPQSTYIQEPPFFTAFSREPGGIRSITGARALGLFGDSVTTDHISPAGAIKKTSPAGRYLEQHGVDFADFNSYGSRRGNDRVMTRGTFANVRIKNLMLGGEEGGNTLGPDGSKMSIYDASIAYQQQAVPLVVLAGHEYGTGSSRDWAAKGTSLLGVKAVIAQSFERIHRSNLVGMGVLPLQFHEGTSVQTLRLDGTETYDIAGLDAALRPQQDLTLRITRRDGTVEPVPVRCRIDTPIEIDYYRHGGILPYVLRQLLAGA, encoded by the coding sequence ATGAGCACACCGCAGACCCCGTTCGACACCCGGAAGACTTTTGACCTCGGAAACGGTCGGAAGGGCTGGTTTCACTCGCTGCCCGCCCTCGAGCAGGCCGGCCTCGGCCCGATTTCGCGTCTGCCGGTGTCCATCCGGCTGGTCCTGGAATCCGTGCTCCGCAATTGCGACGGCCTGAAGGTGCAGGAATCCAATGTGCGCGAGCTCGCCGCCTGGAAGCCCAACGAACCCAGGACCGCCGAGATTCCCTTCGTCGTGGCCCGGATTGTCCTGCAGGACTTCACCGGAGTGCCCCTGCTGGTGGACCTCGCCGCCATGCGCGCGGCCGTGGCCGCGCTCGGCCGGGATCCCAAGATCGTCGAACCGCTGGTGCCGGTGGATCTGGTGGTGGATCACTCCGTCCAGGTGGATTTCGCGGGCACCCCGGACGCCATGGCCCGCAATCTCGACCTGGAATTCTCGCGGAACCGCGAGCGATATCAGTTCCTGAAGTGGGGCATGCAGGCCTTTGACACCTTCAAGGTCGTGCCTCCGGGCATCGGCATCGTCCACCAGGTCAACCTCGAGTACCTGGCCCAGGGGGTCCTCGTGTCGCCCGACGGCACGTATTATCCCGACACCCTTGTCGGCACCGACTCGCACACCACGATGATCAACGGCCTGGGCATCGTCGGCTGGGGCGTTGGCGGGATTGAGGCGGAGGCGGGCATGCTGGGGCAGCCGGTTTACTTTCTGACCCCCGATGTCGTGGGCGTGCACCTCACCGGCACGCTGCGGGAAGGGGTCACCGCCACGGATCTGGCACTCACCGTCACCCAGCTGCTCCGCAGGACGAAGGTGGTCGGCAAGTTCGTGGAGTTCTTCGGTTCGGGCGCCACGGCCCTGCCGGTGGTGGACCGGGCAACCATCGCCAACATGGCCCCGGAATACGGGGCGACCCTGGGCTTGTTCCCGGTGGACGCCGAATGCGTGAACTACCTGCGGGCCACTGGGCGCTCCGAGGCGCACTGCGCGCTGTACGAAAATTATTACCGGGCCCAGGGCCTGTGGGGCATCCCCGAGGCCGGCGAGGTGGACTATTCGCAGGTGGTCGAACTCGATCTCTCCTCGGTGAAGCCCAGCGTGGCGGGCCCGAAACGTCCCCAGGACCGCATCGAACTGCCTGACCTGCGCCGGGAGTTCTTCCAGGCAATCCAGCGTCCGGTGGGCGAGGGCGGCTTCGGGAAAACCCGTCAGGCCTTCGGACAGCGGGTCGCGGTGCAGACGGCGGCCAATAAGAAGGCGACGCTCGGAACGGGTTCGGTGGTCATCGCCGCCATCACCAGTTGCACCAACACCAGCAACCCCAGCGTGATGCTGGCCGCCGGTCTGCTGGCGAAGAAGGCGGTGGAAAAGGGCCTGAAGGTGAACCCGGCGGTCAAGGCGTCGCTCGCCCCCGGGTCGCGCGTGGTCACGGAGTACCTGCGCAAGACCGGCCTGACCCCGTACCTCAACAAATTGCGCTTCAACACGGTCGGCTACGGCTGCACCACCTGCATCGGCAATTCCGGCCCGCTCGATCCGGCCATTGAGGATGCCGTGCTCCGGCACGACCTGGTCACCGCGTCGGTGCTGTCCGGCAACCGGAACTTCGAGGCGCGCGTGCACCAGAATGTGAAGTCCAACTTCCTCATGTCACCGCCCCTGGTGGTCGCATTTGCGCTCGCCGGACGGGTGGACATTGACCTGAGCTGCGAGCCGCTCGGGACCGGGAAGGACGGCCAGCCGGTGTATCTCGCCGACCTCTGGCCGTCGCTTCAGGAGGTGCGGGACGCCATGCAGGCCGCCCTCACTCCGGCGGTCTTCCGCAGGCTCTACCGGAACTTTGCCGCCCAGAATCCGAAATGGAACGAGATCCCGTCCAGCACCGGCAACGTCTACGCTTGGGATCCGCAATCCACCTACATCCAGGAACCCCCATTCTTCACCGCGTTCTCCCGGGAGCCGGGGGGCATTCGCTCGATCACCGGTGCCCGCGCCCTGGGTCTCTTTGGGGACAGTGTCACGACCGACCACATCTCGCCTGCGGGCGCGATCAAGAAGACCTCGCCCGCCGGCCGTTATCTGGAGCAACACGGGGTGGATTTCGCCGACTTCAACAGTTACGGGAGCCGCCGCGGCAACGACCGGGTGATGACCCGTGGCACTTTTGCCAATGTGCGCATCAAGAACCTGATGCTGGGTGGTGAGGAAGGTGGAAACACCCTCGGGCCGGACGGCTCGAAGATGTCCATTTACGATGCCTCCATTGCCTACCAGCAGCAGGCGGTGCCCCTGGTGGTGCTTGCCGGGCACGAATACGGAACCGGCTCGAGCCGTGACTGGGCGGCCAAGGGCACGAGCCTGCTGGGTGTGAAGGCGGTGATCGCCCAAAGTTTCGAGCGCATCCACCGATCCAACCTCGTCGGCATGGGCGTGCTCCCCCTGCAGTTCCACGAAGGGACCAGCGTGCAGACCCTCCGCCTCGACGGCACCGAGACCTACGACATCGCAGGGCTCGACGCCGCACTGCGCCCGCAACAGGACCTCACGCTGCGCATTACCCGTCGCGACGGCACCGTCGAGCCGGTGCCGGTGCGGTGCCGCATTGATACCCCCATTGAAATTGATTACTACCGCCACGGGGGGATCCTGCCCTACGTCCTCCGGCAACTCCTCGCCGGGGCGTAA
- a CDS encoding aldehyde dehydrogenase has protein sequence MELPRQLYVDGTHRDATSGERTVLVNPATEEPFADVAAASAADASAAVASAHGAWEDGWRDLAPGRRAEILFQVARRIRDHAEHLASFEMLAIGKPISDARDEIALGARVFEYYAGAVGKFGGQTLPVARGGFDFTRREPMGVVAAIVPWNFPFPIACWKAAPALAAGNCVVLKPASLSPLTALALGEIAHAAGVPAGVLQVVPGSGATVGDALVTHPLVRKVSFTGSTGIGRRIMELASRDLKRVSLELGGKSPNIVFADADWELAAKSSPLSVFANTGQDCCARSRMFVERPVFDRFVEEFVAATGRLVVGDPTRPETQMGPMVSASQRQSVESFLDDARSRGSRFAFGGGRPHPRGYYLEPTVLLDVGYADRCWREEIFGPVVAISPFDDEAAMLREVNASPYGLSGSIWTNDLRRALRVSRAVQSGVLSINSHSSVHVEAPFGGFKSSGLGRDLGMFAMEGYTELKNVYVAG, from the coding sequence ATGGAACTTCCCAGGCAGTTGTATGTGGACGGGACCCACCGGGACGCAACCTCGGGTGAACGCACGGTCCTGGTCAACCCAGCGACCGAGGAGCCGTTTGCCGATGTGGCGGCGGCTTCGGCTGCTGATGCGTCCGCTGCGGTGGCGTCCGCGCATGGCGCCTGGGAGGACGGGTGGCGGGATCTGGCCCCGGGGCGCCGGGCGGAGATTTTATTCCAGGTGGCGCGACGGATTCGCGACCACGCGGAACACTTGGCGTCGTTCGAGATGCTGGCCATCGGCAAGCCGATCAGCGACGCGCGGGACGAGATCGCACTTGGGGCCCGGGTGTTCGAGTACTACGCCGGCGCTGTGGGCAAGTTCGGGGGGCAGACCCTGCCGGTGGCGCGCGGCGGGTTCGATTTCACCCGTCGCGAACCCATGGGCGTGGTGGCGGCGATCGTGCCGTGGAACTTCCCGTTTCCCATCGCCTGTTGGAAGGCGGCGCCCGCCCTGGCCGCGGGCAACTGTGTTGTCCTCAAGCCGGCGTCGCTCTCCCCGCTCACCGCCTTGGCCCTCGGTGAAATCGCCCATGCCGCCGGAGTTCCGGCGGGCGTGCTCCAGGTCGTGCCGGGTTCAGGAGCCACTGTGGGCGACGCCCTGGTCACCCATCCCCTCGTGCGCAAGGTGTCCTTCACCGGTTCCACCGGGATCGGACGCCGGATCATGGAGCTGGCATCCCGGGATCTGAAGCGTGTGTCGCTGGAACTGGGGGGCAAGTCGCCGAACATTGTATTCGCTGACGCCGATTGGGAACTGGCGGCCAAATCGTCGCCGCTGAGCGTGTTTGCCAATACCGGACAGGACTGCTGCGCCCGCAGCCGCATGTTTGTCGAGCGGCCCGTGTTTGACCGTTTCGTCGAGGAGTTCGTGGCGGCGACCGGGCGCCTGGTGGTGGGCGATCCCACCCGTCCGGAAACCCAGATGGGTCCGATGGTGTCCGCATCCCAACGCCAGAGCGTGGAGTCGTTCCTGGACGACGCGCGGTCGCGGGGCAGCCGGTTTGCCTTCGGCGGCGGGCGGCCGCATCCGCGCGGCTACTACCTCGAGCCCACCGTGCTGCTGGATGTCGGGTATGCGGACCGTTGCTGGCGCGAGGAGATCTTCGGCCCGGTGGTGGCCATTTCCCCCTTCGACGATGAGGCGGCGATGCTTCGCGAGGTCAATGCGTCGCCCTACGGACTGAGCGGTTCCATCTGGACCAACGACCTGCGGCGGGCGCTGCGGGTCAGCCGGGCGGTGCAGAGCGGGGTCCTCAGCATCAACTCCCATAGCAGCGTGCATGTGGAGGCACCGTTTGGCGGGTTCAAGTCGAGCGGTCTTGGCCGCGATCTCGGAATGTTCGCCATGGAGGGTTACACCGAACTGAAGAACGTGTACGTGGCGGGGTAG
- a CDS encoding Dabb family protein — protein MFSHVVVFWTDPANPKAADELVAGGEKYLKPIPGVLHFHMGRMVGSHRPVVDQTYQVALNLIFPDKQAQDDYQVHPEHVKFVTEYSRLWKRVTVYDFA, from the coding sequence ATGTTTTCGCACGTTGTTGTATTCTGGACAGACCCCGCAAATCCCAAGGCCGCTGATGAATTGGTCGCAGGCGGTGAGAAGTACCTGAAGCCCATTCCCGGAGTGCTGCATTTCCATATGGGCCGGATGGTGGGGAGCCATCGCCCGGTGGTGGACCAGACCTACCAGGTGGCGCTGAACCTCATCTTCCCTGACAAGCAGGCACAGGACGACTACCAGGTGCATCCGGAACACGTGAAGTTCGTGACTGAGTACAGCCGGCTCTGGAAAAGGGTGACGGTGTACGACTTCGCCTGA
- a CDS encoding N-acetylmuramic acid 6-phosphate etherase has product MEAGHWWIGVECGGTRTVALAVDDAGGRDVRATSGPANLRLLDDARLEAHFRSLSEKLPPPSGIGVGMAGVRDRADCQRVEAVLDRVWPGVPRRVDHDLESALAAAEPPAGRSEPFDARVILLSGTGSCCFGRNRRGVTAKVGGWGHHLGDRGSAYDIAYRALREAAHSLDHSGIWSPFGRRALRALMLNEPNELIAWMQTADKTSVAALAPEVFLAAGEGDPGARRLLIEVEAILAGDALACAHHLSPAGRPVQFVLAGSVLLNQKDFARRIGVRIRKARPGSVVQPLPRESVWGAVVMARQAGASIPPAPPAPRTQPRSGSGSPKAPVDWIPGTRAQSPTERRNPRSGALDRMSLGEAVALMLAEERRGVAALSTHRATLERLVRKVVRTFRCGGRLFYVGAGTSGRLGVLDASECPPTFRTLPDQVQGIIAGGERALYCAVEGAEDDGPAGALAVVSRGVTRSDCVIGIAASGRTPFVWGALARARLLGAGTALVCCNPHLDFRGGWKPDLVVAVDTGPEVLTGSTRLKAGTVTKLILNLVTTLAMVRMGKVMGNLMVDLHPSNAKLRDRACRMVQELTGVGPEAAREALEHHGWSVKAAVSKK; this is encoded by the coding sequence ATGGAGGCGGGGCACTGGTGGATCGGCGTCGAGTGTGGCGGCACGCGCACGGTGGCGCTGGCCGTGGACGACGCAGGCGGGCGCGACGTCCGGGCGACGTCCGGCCCCGCAAACCTCCGCCTGCTGGACGACGCGCGCCTCGAGGCGCATTTCCGCTCGTTGTCTGAAAAGCTGCCACCGCCCTCGGGCATCGGCGTCGGCATGGCGGGGGTTCGCGACCGGGCCGACTGCCAGCGCGTGGAGGCGGTTCTGGATCGGGTCTGGCCGGGAGTCCCCCGCCGCGTGGACCACGATCTGGAATCGGCCCTCGCTGCCGCCGAGCCACCGGCGGGACGGTCGGAACCCTTTGACGCGCGGGTGATCCTCCTGAGCGGCACCGGTTCGTGCTGTTTCGGACGCAACCGCCGGGGCGTCACGGCCAAGGTGGGTGGCTGGGGACATCACCTCGGCGATCGCGGCAGCGCGTACGACATCGCCTACCGCGCCCTGCGCGAGGCCGCCCATTCCCTCGATCATTCAGGGATCTGGAGTCCGTTTGGGCGGCGGGCCTTGCGTGCCCTGATGCTCAATGAGCCCAACGAGCTCATTGCATGGATGCAGACCGCGGACAAAACGTCCGTGGCGGCCCTGGCTCCCGAGGTGTTTCTCGCAGCCGGAGAGGGAGACCCGGGTGCACGACGCCTGCTGATCGAGGTGGAGGCCATCCTGGCCGGGGACGCGCTGGCCTGCGCCCACCACCTGTCGCCTGCCGGGCGCCCGGTTCAGTTCGTCCTCGCCGGGAGCGTGCTGTTGAACCAAAAGGACTTTGCCCGCCGGATCGGCGTGCGGATTCGGAAGGCACGCCCGGGATCGGTGGTGCAGCCGCTGCCCCGGGAATCCGTCTGGGGCGCCGTCGTCATGGCCAGGCAGGCCGGCGCCTCGATTCCCCCCGCCCCCCCGGCCCCCAGGACCCAACCGCGGTCCGGCTCCGGATCGCCAAAGGCTCCGGTGGACTGGATCCCGGGGACGCGTGCCCAGTCCCCCACGGAACGCCGAAATCCGAGATCGGGGGCCTTGGACCGGATGTCCCTTGGGGAAGCGGTCGCCCTGATGCTCGCCGAGGAACGCCGGGGTGTGGCCGCGCTTTCCACGCATCGCGCGACCCTGGAGCGGCTCGTTCGCAAGGTGGTGCGGACCTTCCGCTGCGGCGGGCGGCTGTTTTATGTGGGCGCTGGAACCAGCGGCCGCCTCGGGGTGCTCGATGCGAGTGAGTGCCCGCCCACATTCCGGACGCTTCCGGACCAGGTCCAAGGCATCATTGCCGGCGGTGAACGGGCTCTGTACTGCGCCGTCGAGGGTGCCGAGGATGATGGCCCGGCCGGGGCACTGGCGGTGGTGTCTCGCGGGGTCACCCGGTCCGATTGCGTGATCGGAATCGCCGCCAGCGGGCGAACGCCGTTTGTCTGGGGCGCCCTGGCCCGTGCTCGCTTGCTCGGTGCAGGAACGGCGCTGGTGTGCTGCAATCCGCACCTGGATTTTCGGGGCGGCTGGAAGCCGGATCTCGTGGTGGCGGTGGACACCGGTCCCGAGGTGCTTACCGGGTCCACCCGGCTCAAGGCGGGCACCGTCACCAAACTCATCCTGAACCTCGTCACCACCCTCGCGATGGTGCGGATGGGCAAGGTGATGGGGAACCTGATGGTGGATCTCCACCCATCCAACGCGAAGCTGCGGGACCGGGCCTGCCGGATGGTTCAAGAACTGACCGGCGTCGGTCCCGAGGCGGCCCGCGAGGCGCTGGAGCACCATGGCTGGAGTGTGAAGGCCGCGGTGAGCAAGAAATAG
- a CDS encoding HAD-IIA family hydrolase — MKSGFLIDMDGVIYRENHLVPGAAEFVAALVSTGTPFLFLTNNSAPTPEDLAVRLKHLGISGLSSRHFYTSALNTADFLCETDPVCTVFVLGEGGLLTALNQRGIANDGIRPAYVVVGEGTPTTERLAKAHECIERGARLLATNPDNWCPVASDRTRPGAGATAAFLEASTGRRAYYLGKPNGYMFHRACRRLTETALREPDQFIMIGDTMETDIRGAVEAGIHGYLVLTGSTQLEGIGDYVYQPTRVLQSVAELTQEVLTGKPSDHLDSPVFAGRVSRGDRPGSRHQTDVLALYKPRPRPAMTK; from the coding sequence ATGAAATCTGGATTCCTCATAGACATGGACGGGGTGATTTATCGCGAGAATCACCTCGTTCCGGGCGCCGCCGAGTTCGTGGCGGCACTCGTCAGCACCGGAACCCCCTTCCTCTTCCTGACCAACAACTCGGCGCCAACGCCCGAGGACCTCGCCGTCCGCCTGAAGCATCTCGGCATTTCCGGACTGTCGTCCCGGCACTTCTACACCTCGGCGCTCAACACGGCGGACTTCCTGTGCGAAACCGATCCGGTCTGCACCGTGTTCGTGCTGGGTGAGGGTGGCCTGCTCACGGCCCTCAACCAGCGGGGCATTGCCAATGACGGCATCCGGCCGGCGTATGTGGTCGTGGGCGAGGGAACTCCCACCACGGAACGGCTGGCCAAGGCGCACGAATGCATCGAACGCGGCGCCCGGCTGCTGGCCACCAATCCGGACAACTGGTGCCCGGTGGCGTCCGATCGGACGCGTCCCGGCGCCGGGGCCACGGCCGCATTTCTGGAGGCCAGCACGGGACGCCGCGCCTACTACCTCGGCAAACCCAACGGCTACATGTTTCACCGCGCCTGCCGGCGGCTCACCGAAACCGCGCTTCGGGAACCGGATCAGTTCATCATGATCGGTGACACCATGGAGACCGACATCCGGGGTGCCGTGGAGGCCGGAATTCACGGCTACCTGGTCCTCACCGGATCCACGCAACTCGAAGGGATTGGGGACTACGTGTACCAGCCTACGCGCGTGCTGCAGAGCGTGGCGGAGTTGACCCAGGAGGTGCTGACCGGCAAGCCGTCCGACCATCTCGACAGCCCGGTGTTCGCTGGCCGGGTCTCCCGGGGCGACCGCCCGGGGTCGCGCCATCAGACCGATGTCCTGGCCCTCTACAAACCCCGGCCGCGCCCTGCAATGACCAAGTGA
- a CDS encoding YicC family protein: MTGFGRAEEVREGLRMAVELRAVNRRQLEISLRLPPELEALEGRIRTEIARNVSRGRVDARVLAELPPEWTGARVNAPVAAAYARELGSLAARLGLPNTLTLETLVRCPGVLQADATAADPEALWAVLEPAMGRALESLNKMREREGTALAADLAARISAMRAAVDRIRIQAPGVLQRHRDQLLQRVRLAGVEGVHGDDERVLREVVLFADRTDLNEELTRLESHCAQFDHALESPEPQGRRLDFLAQEMNREVNTIGSKANDAAIASEVVHLKTELERFREQAQNVE; the protein is encoded by the coding sequence ATGACGGGCTTTGGGCGGGCCGAGGAGGTTCGGGAGGGGCTCCGGATGGCGGTCGAACTGCGGGCGGTCAACCGGCGTCAGCTGGAAATCTCCCTGCGGCTGCCCCCGGAGTTGGAGGCACTGGAGGGGCGGATCCGCACCGAGATCGCCCGCAACGTGTCGCGCGGCCGCGTGGATGCGCGGGTGCTTGCCGAGCTGCCTCCCGAGTGGACCGGCGCGCGGGTCAACGCGCCCGTGGCCGCCGCCTATGCACGCGAGCTTGGCAGTCTCGCCGCGCGGCTTGGGCTGCCAAACACCCTCACCCTCGAAACCCTCGTGCGTTGCCCGGGCGTTCTGCAGGCGGACGCCACCGCAGCGGACCCCGAGGCCCTGTGGGCGGTGCTGGAGCCGGCCATGGGCAGGGCCCTGGAGTCGCTGAACAAGATGCGCGAGCGGGAAGGCACCGCCCTGGCGGCCGACCTGGCCGCACGCATCTCCGCGATGCGGGCGGCCGTGGACCGGATCCGGATCCAGGCCCCCGGGGTGCTGCAACGACATCGGGATCAACTGCTCCAGAGGGTCCGGCTCGCAGGGGTCGAGGGCGTCCACGGCGACGACGAGCGCGTCCTGCGCGAAGTGGTGCTGTTTGCGGACCGCACCGATTTGAACGAGGAGCTGACCCGTCTGGAAAGTCACTGCGCCCAGTTCGACCACGCGCTGGAATCGCCCGAACCGCAGGGACGCCGTCTGGACTTCCTGGCCCAGGAGATGAACCGCGAGGTCAACACCATCGGATCGAAAGCCAACGACGCGGCCATCGCTTCGGAGGTGGTGCACCTCAAGACCGAATTGGAGCGGTTCCGGGAACAGGCCCAGAACGTGGAATGA
- the gmk gene encoding guanylate kinase — MTMRIPVILLLSAPSGAGKTTLASNLTAVAPSLKRVITCTTRAPRAGEMDGRDYHFLQEADFSARVQRGEFLEHAMVYGRGYGTLRASVLDILDRGDDVFLVIDVQGAASVREAAASDPRLARALVTVFLTPPSLAELEGRLRGRGTDADAVAQRRLESARAEAARWSEFDYLIVSGTRAEDLERLRAIYTAEALRSHRNQLTFG; from the coding sequence ATGACGATGCGCATCCCCGTGATCCTGCTGCTCTCCGCGCCATCCGGTGCCGGAAAAACCACCCTCGCCAGCAATCTCACTGCGGTGGCGCCGTCCTTGAAACGCGTGATCACCTGCACGACCCGTGCTCCCCGGGCTGGAGAGATGGATGGCCGCGACTATCACTTCCTCCAGGAGGCGGATTTTTCAGCCCGGGTGCAGCGTGGGGAGTTTCTCGAACATGCCATGGTGTATGGCCGGGGTTACGGCACTCTGCGGGCGTCCGTGCTCGACATCCTCGACCGCGGCGATGACGTCTTTCTTGTCATTGATGTCCAAGGCGCCGCCTCCGTCCGCGAGGCGGCGGCATCCGACCCGCGACTGGCTCGCGCCCTGGTGACGGTTTTCCTGACCCCTCCCTCCCTGGCCGAGCTCGAGGGACGCCTTCGCGGACGGGGCACCGATGCGGACGCGGTGGCGCAGCGGCGTCTCGAATCGGCGCGTGCCGAGGCCGCCCGCTGGAGCGAGTTCGACTACCTGATCGTCAGCGGAACTCGCGCGGAGGATCTGGAACGGCTTCGTGCGATTTACACGGCCGAAGCGCTCCGGAGCCATCGCAATCAGCTGACGTTCGGCTGA